The following coding sequences are from one Paenibacillus sp. JDR-2 window:
- a CDS encoding very short patch repair endonuclease — translation MDINKTNLKSNFMGRVKSKNTKLEQSVSKALWRKGFRFRKNVLSLYGRPDIAVKKYKLVIFIDSCFWHGCERHFKLPSKNSDYWMNKISRNRERDLEVTQYYVDNNWILIRIWEHDLKANFEIVIIKLCIKILRARFRHLNKNPKTK, via the coding sequence TTGGATATTAATAAGACCAATCTTAAAAGCAATTTTATGGGGAGGGTAAAAAGTAAAAACACTAAATTAGAACAATCCGTATCTAAGGCTCTCTGGAGAAAAGGTTTTAGATTTCGGAAAAATGTTCTTTCATTGTACGGCAGACCTGATATAGCGGTAAAAAAGTATAAATTAGTCATTTTTATTGATTCTTGTTTCTGGCATGGATGTGAACGGCATTTTAAGCTGCCATCTAAGAATTCGGATTACTGGATGAATAAAATCAGCCGTAACCGAGAGAGAGATTTAGAAGTTACCCAGTATTACGTCGATAATAATTGGATTTTGATTAGAATATGGGAGCATGATCTCAAAGCTAATTTTGAAATAGTTATTATTAAACTATGCATAAAAATTTTGAGAGCTAGATTTAGACATCTCAATAAAAATCCCAAAACAAAATAA
- a CDS encoding RtcB family protein translates to MAYQTIDGVRVWGAPESGALAQAKTCAEHGNVVQTLLMADHHKGYSQPIGGVVVYDGQISPSGVGYDIACGNKAVRTNLLAADIRPILMKIMDSIARRISFGVGRVNNEKVDHDLFDDPDWAAYLTVGKQEHDKLKALAHNQLGTVGSGNHYVDLFEEEGTGRLWIANHFGSRGFGHKTASGFINLAAGREFFGKAPGEKMDQPPVLLELKSELGDMYYRAMKLAGRYAYAGRDYVIQQVLSILGADADLEVHNHHNYAWKEIHNGKEVVVVRKGATPSAPGQVGFIGGSMGDISVIVKGKDSIENKDSFYSTVHGAGRVMSRTQAAGKMNWKTRTRSGGQITIEQMKDAVRNYGVELRGAGTDESPFVYRKLQEVLDAHVETIEIMNVLKPIGVCMAGADEFDPYKD, encoded by the coding sequence ATAGCATATCAAACAATAGACGGCGTACGTGTCTGGGGTGCACCTGAAAGTGGAGCATTGGCGCAAGCGAAAACATGCGCAGAGCATGGGAATGTTGTTCAAACTCTTCTTATGGCGGATCATCATAAAGGGTACAGTCAGCCGATTGGCGGAGTTGTTGTATATGACGGACAAATTTCCCCTTCAGGTGTTGGTTACGATATTGCATGTGGGAATAAAGCGGTGCGGACCAATTTATTGGCAGCCGATATTAGGCCTATATTAATGAAAATAATGGATTCGATAGCTCGTAGAATTTCCTTCGGTGTAGGGCGAGTCAATAACGAGAAGGTAGACCATGACCTCTTTGATGATCCAGATTGGGCTGCATACCTAACTGTTGGTAAACAGGAACATGACAAGCTGAAAGCACTTGCTCACAATCAGCTAGGTACAGTCGGCAGTGGTAACCATTACGTAGATTTATTTGAAGAAGAGGGAACGGGGCGTCTCTGGATTGCTAATCATTTCGGTAGCCGTGGATTTGGTCACAAGACAGCAAGTGGTTTTATAAACCTCGCAGCAGGAAGAGAATTTTTTGGGAAAGCTCCCGGCGAGAAAATGGATCAACCTCCTGTATTACTTGAACTGAAAAGTGAACTTGGCGATATGTATTATAGGGCGATGAAGTTGGCAGGGCGTTATGCGTACGCAGGTCGAGATTATGTTATACAACAAGTCTTGTCCATTCTAGGGGCCGATGCGGACCTCGAAGTCCATAATCATCACAACTATGCTTGGAAAGAGATCCATAATGGAAAAGAAGTCGTTGTCGTTAGAAAAGGCGCAACGCCATCTGCGCCAGGTCAGGTTGGTTTTATCGGTGGGAGCATGGGGGACATCTCCGTCATTGTAAAAGGAAAGGACAGCATAGAGAACAAGGATTCCTTCTATAGTACAGTGCATGGGGCGGGAAGAGTTATGAGCCGGACGCAAGCGGCAGGTAAAATGAACTGGAAAACCCGAACTCGAAGCGGCGGTCAAATTACAATTGAGCAAATGAAGGATGCAGTGCGGAATTATGGTGTTGAATTGCGCGGGGCAGGGACAGACGAGAGTCCGTTTGTTTACCGGAAGCTTCAAGAAGTACTGGATGCTCATGTTGAGACGATTGAGATCATGAATGTGCTGAAGCCGATTGGTGTTTGTATGGCTGGAGCGGATGAGTTTGATCCTTATAAGGATTAA
- a CDS encoding alpha-glucosidase/alpha-galactosidase gives MSFKVAFVGAGSIGFTRGLMRDLLAVPEFKDIQVAFTDINEHNLDMVTQLVQRDINENGLSIEIQATTNRREALKDARYVFCVVRIGGLEAFQYDIDIPLKYGIDQCVGDTLCAGGIMYGQRGIAEMLNICKDIREVAEPNALLLNYANPMAMLTWACNKYGGVRTIGLCHGVQGGHHQIARALGREKKDVDIICAGINHQTWYISVKTDGVDRTGDLLEAFESVPEFAQTEKVRIDMLRRFGYYSTESNGHLSEYVPWYRKRADEIKDWIDLGVWINGETGGYLRVCTEGRNWFETDFPNWMKAEPFKYTAENRGEEHGSYIIEGLETGRVYRGHFNVVNNGVITNLPDDAIIEAPGYVDRNGINMPVVGDLPLGPAAVCNVSISVQRMAVEAAVHGDDKLLRQAMMMDPLTGAVCNPKEIWQMVDELLVAQAKWLPQYTEAIAAAEERLASGNLLPTRENYQGAARLKTKSVEELSQDREAATRNAIESDKAKERPAAGV, from the coding sequence ATGAGTTTTAAGGTGGCGTTTGTAGGTGCGGGAAGTATCGGGTTCACACGCGGCTTGATGAGAGACTTGCTTGCCGTGCCAGAGTTCAAGGATATCCAGGTTGCTTTTACAGACATTAACGAACATAATCTCGACATGGTTACGCAGCTGGTCCAAAGAGACATCAACGAAAATGGCTTGTCCATCGAGATTCAAGCCACAACCAACCGCAGAGAGGCGCTTAAGGATGCGCGATACGTCTTCTGCGTGGTGCGGATTGGCGGACTTGAAGCATTCCAGTACGATATCGACATTCCGCTCAAATACGGAATCGACCAATGCGTCGGCGATACCCTCTGTGCAGGCGGCATCATGTACGGCCAGCGTGGCATTGCCGAGATGCTGAACATCTGCAAGGACATCCGCGAGGTGGCGGAGCCGAATGCGCTGCTCCTTAACTATGCGAACCCGATGGCTATGCTGACTTGGGCTTGCAACAAGTACGGCGGTGTACGTACCATCGGCCTCTGCCATGGCGTACAAGGCGGCCATCACCAAATCGCTCGTGCGCTCGGTCGTGAGAAGAAGGACGTTGACATCATCTGCGCGGGCATTAACCATCAGACGTGGTATATCTCGGTTAAGACGGATGGCGTAGACCGTACGGGTGATCTCTTGGAGGCATTTGAATCGGTACCGGAATTCGCTCAGACCGAAAAGGTCCGCATCGACATGCTGCGCCGCTTCGGTTACTACTCCACCGAATCCAACGGTCACTTGAGCGAATACGTGCCGTGGTACCGCAAACGCGCCGATGAGATCAAGGACTGGATTGACCTTGGCGTATGGATCAACGGCGAGACCGGCGGTTACCTGCGCGTCTGCACCGAAGGCCGCAACTGGTTCGAGACCGACTTCCCGAACTGGATGAAGGCAGAGCCGTTCAAGTACACGGCTGAGAACCGCGGCGAAGAGCATGGTTCTTACATTATTGAAGGCCTCGAGACAGGCCGAGTCTACCGCGGTCACTTCAACGTCGTGAATAACGGCGTCATCACCAACCTGCCGGACGATGCGATTATCGAAGCGCCGGGCTATGTCGACCGAAACGGCATCAACATGCCGGTAGTCGGCGACCTGCCGCTCGGCCCAGCAGCCGTCTGCAACGTCAGCATCTCCGTCCAACGCATGGCCGTAGAAGCCGCCGTCCACGGCGACGACAAGCTGCTCCGCCAAGCGATGATGATGGACCCGCTCACCGGCGCGGTGTGCAACCCGAAGGAGATTTGGCAGATGGTCGACGAGTTGCTCGTCGCGCAGGCGAAGTGGCTGCCGCAGTATACGGAAGCCATTGCGGCAGCGGAGGAGCGGTTGGCAAGTGGTAACCTGTTGCCAACGCGGGAGAATTATCAGGGCGCTGCGCGCCTGAAGACGAAGTCGGTCGAGGAGCTCAGCCAGGATCGGGAAGCGGCGACTCGCAACGCGATTGAGTCGGATAAGGCGAAGGAGCGGCCTGCGGCCGGGGTTTGA
- a CDS encoding AraC family transcriptional regulator, whose translation MNTNSFYEVKWRESGDFRPKIMAYYYKQWEDFHMGFHQHDWTEFMYVISGNCTVETNKDVIAMRKGDLIMLDAGVPHRLIVESGSPCRMLNVEFGFQPCDGIYPSMNQLANHNPMFSKLLEQRLDTIVLRDYEDIQVNLRNLVFELDLGGEGKEQGREMMTNLLMSQLLVRVGRLVAVEAKNSTERQIHHYVRQATEYIHQYYDTAIQAKDIAAAVNLHPVYLQRIFKSNMNKTINEYLVDLRMDKAKMLLARTDVPIIEVADHIGLNSRQYFSMLFKKMTGISPAEYRKSKNTISSWTDYEVEIVDNI comes from the coding sequence ATGAATACGAACAGCTTTTATGAGGTGAAATGGAGAGAATCCGGGGATTTCCGGCCCAAGATCATGGCGTATTACTACAAGCAGTGGGAGGATTTCCATATGGGCTTCCATCAGCACGACTGGACGGAGTTCATGTACGTCATTTCCGGAAACTGCACGGTGGAGACGAATAAGGACGTTATCGCGATGCGCAAAGGCGATCTTATTATGCTGGATGCCGGCGTGCCGCATAGACTCATCGTCGAGAGCGGGAGTCCGTGCCGGATGCTGAACGTAGAGTTTGGTTTTCAGCCCTGCGATGGCATCTATCCCTCGATGAACCAGCTGGCCAATCATAATCCGATGTTCTCCAAGCTCTTGGAGCAGCGGCTTGATACCATTGTGCTGAGAGACTATGAAGATATTCAGGTGAACCTGCGGAATCTTGTATTCGAGTTGGATCTTGGCGGCGAAGGCAAGGAGCAAGGCCGCGAGATGATGACCAATCTTCTGATGTCCCAGCTGCTCGTCCGAGTTGGAAGGCTGGTTGCCGTTGAGGCGAAAAATAGCACGGAGCGCCAGATCCATCATTACGTGCGGCAAGCAACGGAATACATTCATCAATATTACGATACGGCGATTCAAGCCAAGGATATTGCGGCTGCGGTTAATCTGCATCCCGTCTATCTCCAGCGTATTTTCAAATCGAATATGAACAAGACCATCAATGAATATCTGGTGGACTTGCGTATGGATAAAGCCAAAATGCTGCTCGCCCGGACGGATGTGCCCATCATCGAGGTGGCGGATCATATCGGGCTGAACAGCCGCCAATATTTTAGCATGCTGTTCAAGAAAATGACAGGCATATCGCCTGCCGAATACCGCAAATCCAAGAATACGATCTCCAGCTGGACCGATTATGAAGTTGAAATAGTTGACAACATCTAA
- a CDS encoding YkvA family protein codes for MSEITVECPNCGHKNQVEALKLRQAKCEACHERFIQEEVIPADLSDEEIASSVESPPSERQEEEVDTDSWAAKIGDYEEQVKYVNKGFWSKVRKYAGKVPFSHEAVAMYYCAMDPNTPVKVKVTAISALAYWILPIDLVPDIFPVIGYGDDATAIFVAYKAISSHITDEHRDKAATFFAK; via the coding sequence ATGTCGGAAATTACGGTTGAATGTCCAAATTGCGGGCACAAAAATCAGGTTGAAGCTTTGAAGCTCAGGCAGGCCAAATGCGAAGCGTGCCACGAAAGATTCATTCAAGAGGAGGTTATTCCGGCCGACTTGTCGGATGAGGAGATTGCAAGCAGCGTAGAATCGCCTCCTTCGGAAAGGCAGGAGGAAGAAGTCGATACCGACTCCTGGGCCGCCAAGATTGGCGACTACGAGGAGCAAGTGAAATACGTAAACAAAGGCTTCTGGTCCAAGGTGAGAAAATACGCGGGCAAGGTGCCTTTTTCCCATGAAGCGGTGGCGATGTACTATTGCGCGATGGACCCCAATACTCCGGTAAAAGTAAAAGTTACCGCAATCAGCGCGCTAGCTTACTGGATACTTCCGATCGACCTTGTACCGGATATTTTCCCGGTTATCGGATACGGGGATGACGCTACCGCGATCTTTGTCGCTTATAAGGCCATCAGCTCGCATATTACGGACGAGCACCGGGATAAGGCTGCAACTTTTTTTGCGAAATAA
- the tlp gene encoding small acid-soluble spore protein Tlp: MAKPDNRTDNAEHLQEHIANTQQNIQETEQYLSEFSSEISGTQQNELEEKNERRRESVTEFEEELSDEEG; the protein is encoded by the coding sequence ATGGCAAAGCCGGACAATCGGACGGATAACGCAGAACATCTGCAAGAGCACATTGCGAACACGCAGCAGAACATCCAGGAGACTGAACAGTATTTGAGCGAGTTCAGCTCGGAGATCAGCGGCACGCAGCAAAACGAGCTGGAAGAGAAGAACGAGCGCCGCAGAGAAAGCGTTACGGAATTCGAAGAAGAGCTCTCAGACGAAGAGGGCTAA
- a CDS encoding acyl-CoA synthetase, whose amino-acid sequence MNFDQWIAPEQYNISSEIERHKSDKLALRLLDDQGHTTHITYNDLLNQVNQLAGGLNELGLAKGDRVLVMVPRTIEAYMIYVACLKLGLVIIPSSEMLRAKDLSYRLQHSEARAVIAWAEGAAEVDNITEELPELQFRIDASGGQADGWITLGSLMEGQPEEREAEATHRDDMAILAYTSGTTGNPKGVVHSHGWGYAHLRITAAWLGIQSSDLVWATAAPGWQKWIWTPFLSVLGSGATGLIYNGSFSAERYLRIIQENQVQVMCCTPTEYRIMAKTDGLSGYDLSSIRSAVSAGEPLNQAVIKQFEELFGFIIRDGYGQTENTLLIGNLKDSPIKIGSMGKSIVPGLVEIIDDEGRPQPMGEVGSIAVHTDMPALFKSYYKDPDRKGDNIVGSYFITGDRASKDEEGYLWFEGRGDDIIISSGYTIGPFEVEEALLRHPSVKECAAVASPDEIRGHIVKAFIVLRDGVSGSPELVQELQDHVKSVTAPYKYPRKIEFVSELPKTNSGKIRRIELRQREAFLNS is encoded by the coding sequence ATGAACTTCGATCAATGGATCGCACCCGAACAATATAACATCAGCTCTGAGATTGAGCGCCACAAGTCGGACAAGCTTGCGCTCCGCTTGCTGGACGATCAGGGGCATACCACGCACATTACATATAACGACCTGCTGAATCAAGTAAACCAGCTGGCGGGCGGCTTGAACGAACTAGGCCTGGCAAAAGGCGATCGCGTCCTCGTTATGGTTCCAAGAACCATCGAAGCGTATATGATTTACGTAGCCTGCTTGAAGCTTGGCCTTGTCATTATTCCATCCTCCGAAATGCTCCGGGCGAAGGATCTGTCCTACCGCCTCCAGCATTCCGAAGCGCGTGCGGTTATCGCATGGGCAGAAGGTGCCGCTGAAGTAGACAACATTACGGAAGAACTGCCAGAGCTGCAGTTCCGGATTGATGCTAGCGGCGGACAAGCGGATGGTTGGATCACCCTCGGCTCCTTAATGGAAGGACAGCCGGAAGAGCGCGAAGCCGAGGCTACCCATCGCGATGATATGGCGATTCTCGCTTATACGTCGGGGACAACCGGCAATCCAAAAGGCGTCGTTCACAGCCACGGCTGGGGCTACGCGCATCTGCGCATCACCGCTGCATGGCTTGGCATCCAAAGCTCCGATCTGGTCTGGGCAACCGCTGCGCCAGGCTGGCAAAAATGGATCTGGACGCCGTTCTTATCCGTGCTGGGCAGCGGCGCAACCGGCTTGATCTATAACGGTTCGTTCAGTGCGGAACGTTACTTGCGGATCATTCAGGAAAACCAGGTTCAAGTGATGTGCTGCACGCCAACCGAATACCGCATCATGGCGAAGACGGATGGCTTATCCGGTTACGACCTGTCGTCGATCCGCAGCGCGGTATCGGCCGGCGAGCCGCTTAACCAAGCCGTGATCAAGCAGTTCGAGGAGCTGTTCGGCTTCATCATCCGCGACGGCTACGGCCAGACGGAAAATACGCTGCTGATCGGCAATCTGAAGGATTCGCCTATTAAGATTGGCTCCATGGGCAAGTCTATCGTTCCGGGTCTCGTCGAGATTATTGATGACGAAGGCCGTCCGCAGCCGATGGGAGAGGTCGGCAGCATTGCCGTTCATACCGATATGCCTGCCCTGTTCAAGTCATATTACAAGGATCCCGATCGCAAAGGCGACAACATTGTTGGTTCGTACTTCATCACCGGCGACCGCGCAAGCAAGGATGAGGAAGGTTATCTCTGGTTCGAAGGCCGCGGGGACGATATCATTATCAGCTCCGGCTATACGATTGGACCCTTTGAGGTCGAAGAAGCCTTGCTCCGCCATCCATCTGTTAAAGAATGTGCAGCCGTCGCAAGCCCGGACGAAATCCGCGGCCATATCGTGAAGGCTTTTATCGTCCTGAGGGACGGCGTCTCCGGTTCCCCGGAGCTGGTCCAAGAGCTGCAGGATCACGTCAAATCCGTAACGGCGCCTTACAAATATCCGCGTAAAATCGAATTCGTAAGCGAGCTGCCGAAAACCAACTCCGGTAAAATCCGCCGGATCGAGCTTCGCCAACGCGAGGCGTTTCTGAACTCTTAA
- a CDS encoding type II toxin-antitoxin system death-on-curing family toxin, with the protein MYVQLTAEQIIQIHDEQLKVYGGLPGIKDRGRLDFIAEQPFMESFSQELYPGLFRKAAVYFYTLATAHAFNDANKRTAVLTCYVFLTIHNQELIADNDELYEVAIKVATKTMNIDELSIWLQNNCE; encoded by the coding sequence ATGTATGTACAACTTACCGCAGAGCAGATTATTCAAATTCACGATGAACAATTAAAAGTATACGGCGGCCTACCTGGTATTAAGGATAGAGGAAGACTTGATTTCATTGCGGAACAACCCTTCATGGAATCATTCTCACAAGAACTGTATCCCGGATTATTTAGGAAGGCCGCTGTTTATTTTTATACATTAGCCACCGCTCACGCATTTAACGATGCAAATAAACGCACTGCCGTCTTAACTTGTTATGTTTTTCTTACAATCCACAACCAAGAGCTAATCGCCGATAATGATGAGTTGTATGAAGTAGCTATCAAAGTCGCTACTAAAACAATGAATATAGATGAATTGAGTATTTGGCTTCAAAATAATTGCGAATGA